In Herbinix luporum, a single window of DNA contains:
- a CDS encoding DUF6514 family protein, with amino-acid sequence MLIKSLKTTVNTRANKDVEIIYNLFFKNALYSLECIKMNCNNKEPNNYCLVENFTEDETEAETILHILAKGMAAPIHIKDLIEDLSISLTY; translated from the coding sequence GTGCTTATTAAGTCATTAAAAACGACAGTTAATACTAGGGCAAATAAGGATGTTGAAATTATTTATAATCTATTTTTTAAAAATGCACTATATAGCTTAGAATGCATTAAGATGAATTGCAATAATAAGGAGCCCAATAATTATTGCCTTGTAGAAAATTTTACGGAAGATGAGACAGAAGCAGAAACTATACTTCATATCCTGGCAAAAGGAATGGCAGCTCCAATACATATCAAGGATTTAATTGAAGATTTATCAATTAGCCTAACATATTAA
- a CDS encoding DegV family protein — MSRVKIVTDSTCDLSHDLLELYDISVLPLMISMGEITKKDGLELVPEEIYRWSDETGQTPKTAAPTIGDAVSFLEPFVNAGLDIIFFGISESMSATCNVIRLAAQNLNYDKVYVVDSKNLSTGIGLQVLRAAKMAKKGSTVLEILNDNSEIKDKVRASFVVNTLTYLHRGGRCSGVTALLANTLKLKPEIMVTEGKMVVGKKYRGNIKSALLKYVHDKEKQLLNADNDRVFITHSGCDQEIIEEIRQYLEDLNIFKEILITRAGGVISSHCGPNTLGVLYISK, encoded by the coding sequence ATGAGTAGAGTTAAAATTGTGACAGACAGTACCTGTGATTTATCACATGATTTATTAGAGTTATATGATATTAGTGTCTTACCATTAATGATTTCTATGGGAGAGATAACTAAGAAAGATGGTTTAGAATTAGTTCCTGAGGAAATTTACCGATGGTCCGATGAAACCGGTCAAACACCAAAAACCGCCGCCCCAACTATAGGTGATGCTGTTTCTTTTTTAGAACCTTTTGTAAATGCAGGATTAGATATAATTTTCTTTGGAATCTCTGAATCTATGTCAGCAACATGTAATGTAATAAGGCTGGCAGCTCAAAATCTAAATTACGATAAAGTTTATGTGGTTGATTCAAAAAATCTTTCTACCGGTATAGGATTGCAGGTACTTCGTGCAGCAAAGATGGCAAAAAAAGGATCTACTGTTTTGGAAATATTAAATGATAACTCTGAAATTAAGGATAAAGTAAGAGCTAGCTTTGTTGTAAATACTCTTACTTATCTTCATCGGGGAGGAAGATGTTCCGGTGTAACTGCCTTACTTGCCAATACTTTAAAACTAAAGCCGGAGATAATGGTAACAGAAGGTAAAATGGTTGTAGGAAAGAAATATAGGGGCAATATCAAATCTGCCCTCTTAAAATATGTTCACGATAAAGAGAAACAACTTCTAAATGCCGATAATGATAGGGTGTTTATTACTCATTCCGGATGTGACCAAGAAATAATAGAGGAAATTAGACAGTATCTTGAAGACTTAAACATATTTAAGGAAATACTTATAACCCGTGCCGGTGGTGTTATATCCAGTCATTGTGGTCCTAATACATTGGGAGTTTTATATATAAGTAAATAA
- a CDS encoding cyclase family protein, which translates to MIIDTNSLQIYDISMAITPSMAVYKGKDFKRPIISLDSDFSTGSSYESRLEFNLHTGTHLDTPLHMIPQGYTLEKIKLDRVVTKCKVLDLTDVKEKITDKDLAKFSIEEGDFILLKTRNSYEDILENNFVYLHKSGANYLVKQNIKGVGIDALGIERDQADHETHISLFNADIMILEGLRLKDIEEGEYLLSAAPILIPGAEAAPVRAYLIKSK; encoded by the coding sequence ATGATTATCGATACAAATTCTTTGCAAATTTATGATATTTCTATGGCCATTACTCCTTCCATGGCCGTATATAAGGGTAAAGATTTTAAAAGGCCGATTATCAGCCTTGACAGTGATTTTTCTACCGGTTCATCTTATGAGTCAAGGTTAGAGTTTAATCTTCATACAGGAACTCATCTAGATACCCCTCTTCATATGATACCACAGGGTTATACTTTAGAAAAAATAAAGCTAGACCGGGTAGTAACCAAATGTAAAGTGCTGGATCTTACCGATGTCAAGGAAAAAATTACAGATAAGGATTTAGCCAAGTTTTCAATTGAAGAAGGGGATTTTATTTTATTAAAAACCAGAAATTCCTATGAAGATATTTTAGAAAATAATTTTGTATACCTTCATAAGAGCGGAGCAAATTATCTGGTAAAGCAAAATATAAAAGGGGTAGGTATTGATGCTCTCGGAATAGAAAGAGATCAAGCTGACCATGAAACCCATATAAGTTTATTTAATGCTGATATTATGATACTTGAAGGGCTAAGGCTTAAAGATATAGAAGAGGGAGAATATCTCCTTAGTGCAGCCCCTATACTTATACCTGGGGCAGAAGCAGCACCTGTTAGGGCCTACTTAATAAAATCAAAGTAA
- the zwf gene encoding glucose-6-phosphate dehydrogenase — protein MIVNNNMIGGENNLSAIMVIFGGTGDLTHRKLMPALYNMLLDGLLPEKFRVVSIGRRDKTEEEYRNEVRTSIDKHSRNKVDPDKWAILNDMIKYYRFDFRDLEGYSLLKDYLYQLDKAAGTMGNRIYYLAVAPEYFETIVQGLYKSKMTKIEGAWSRLVIEKPFGKDLITARQLNQKLLEVFDESNIYRIDHYLGKEMIQNIMVLRFGNLIFESLWNNKFIDNIQISLTEKLGVGSRGGYYENSGAMRDMVQNHIMQILSLVAMEPPIKLDTDSIRTEKLKVIEAIEEISPEFLRDNIVFGQYGRGIIDGVPVQGYREEENVPKDSMTETFVALKLHINNFRWAGTPFYIRTGKRLGTYGAEIVIQFKALPNILYFKDSNIQEPNLLVIRIQPNVGVFFQFNTKDFSTHHDLVTTKMDFSYASPIQGNTPEAYERLIYDILRGDSTLFSRWDEVEAAWTVADKIIGYRKQSKLKFPNYDAGSMGPIRAFELLAKDGRRWWNI, from the coding sequence ATGATAGTAAATAATAATATGATAGGTGGAGAAAATAATTTGTCTGCAATTATGGTGATTTTCGGTGGTACCGGGGACTTGACTCACAGGAAGCTTATGCCTGCCTTATACAATATGCTCTTAGACGGATTACTGCCGGAGAAGTTTCGTGTGGTCTCTATCGGTAGGAGAGACAAGACAGAAGAAGAATACCGTAATGAAGTGCGAACTTCCATTGATAAACACTCCAGAAATAAAGTAGACCCGGATAAATGGGCTATTTTAAATGATATGATTAAATATTACCGTTTTGATTTTAGGGATCTTGAGGGATATTCTTTACTAAAAGACTATTTATATCAGCTAGATAAAGCAGCCGGTACAATGGGCAATAGAATCTACTATTTGGCAGTTGCTCCTGAGTATTTTGAAACCATTGTACAGGGACTTTATAAAAGTAAGATGACCAAAATAGAGGGGGCATGGAGTAGGCTTGTTATTGAAAAACCCTTTGGAAAAGATTTAATAACAGCTAGACAACTTAACCAAAAGCTTCTTGAGGTATTTGATGAAAGTAATATTTATAGAATAGACCATTATCTGGGTAAAGAAATGATTCAAAATATAATGGTTCTAAGATTTGGTAATTTGATCTTTGAATCTTTATGGAACAATAAGTTTATTGATAATATACAGATTTCCTTGACAGAAAAATTAGGTGTGGGAAGCCGTGGAGGGTATTATGAAAACTCTGGAGCCATGCGGGATATGGTGCAAAATCATATTATGCAGATATTATCATTAGTGGCCATGGAACCTCCTATTAAATTAGATACAGATTCTATTCGAACGGAAAAACTTAAGGTTATTGAAGCCATAGAAGAGATAAGCCCAGAGTTTCTTCGGGATAATATAGTTTTTGGCCAATATGGCAGGGGGATTATAGATGGTGTCCCTGTTCAGGGCTATCGTGAAGAGGAAAATGTCCCAAAGGATTCTATGACTGAGACCTTTGTTGCCTTAAAGCTTCATATCAATAATTTTCGCTGGGCAGGTACCCCATTTTATATAAGAACCGGTAAAAGATTAGGTACCTATGGAGCAGAAATTGTGATTCAATTTAAGGCACTTCCAAATATCTTGTATTTTAAAGACAGCAATATTCAGGAACCCAATCTTTTAGTTATACGAATTCAACCAAATGTAGGAGTCTTCTTTCAATTTAATACTAAGGATTTTAGTACCCATCATGATCTGGTTACTACAAAGATGGATTTTTCTTATGCAAGTCCCATACAAGGAAATACTCCAGAGGCTTATGAAAGGCTGATATACGATATTTTAAGAGGAGATTCCACCCTATTTTCTAGATGGGATGAAGTGGAGGCAGCCTGGACGGTGGCTGATAAGATTATCGGGTACCGAAAACAAAGTAAGCTTAAATTCCCTAACTATGATGCCGGCTCTATGGGTCCTATTAGGGCTTTTGAGCTTTTAGCAAAGGACGGAAGAAGATGGTGGAACATATAA
- the gndA gene encoding NADP-dependent phosphogluconate dehydrogenase — translation MSKKLVGVIGLAVMGKNLALNIADHGYSVAVYNRSREKTDSLLEEAKDKDIIGTYSLEEFVEALERPRKIILMVKAGRAVDDMIDKLIPLLDKGDLIMDGGNSNYLDTIDRSKKLEDMSIHYLGTGISGGEEGARSGPAIMPGGSLEAYKIMEKILRDISAKVGSDACSTYIGKDGAGHFVKMVHNGIEYADMQLICEAYSILKNTLNLTAPEFHKIFTEWNKGELNSYLIDISADIFKEKDPETGNYLVDMILDVAGHKGTGKWTGQISLELGVPTPTITTAVYERYISSMKEERVIAHKVLKGPESNKPFPKEQAEEFIEAVRRALYASKIIAYAQGFSLMRAASMQYDWDLNLGDIAKIFRGGCIIRAQFLNRIMEAYDKKKDIVNLLLDDYFNEILSSYQEDWRKVINTAISYGISTPAFSSSLAYYDSYRSAQLPMNLLQAQRDYFGAHTYMRIDKEGVFHTQW, via the coding sequence ATGTCAAAAAAGCTAGTTGGTGTAATCGGATTAGCCGTTATGGGTAAAAATCTTGCACTTAATATAGCAGACCATGGATATTCTGTAGCTGTATATAATCGGTCAAGAGAAAAAACAGATAGTTTATTAGAGGAGGCCAAAGATAAGGATATTATAGGCACCTATTCTTTGGAAGAGTTTGTAGAAGCCCTTGAAAGGCCCAGAAAGATTATTTTAATGGTTAAGGCAGGTAGGGCTGTAGATGATATGATAGATAAACTTATTCCTCTACTTGATAAAGGAGACTTAATAATGGACGGAGGTAATTCTAATTACCTTGATACCATAGATAGAAGTAAGAAATTAGAAGATATGAGTATCCATTATCTTGGAACGGGTATTTCGGGAGGAGAAGAAGGGGCACGTAGCGGTCCTGCTATTATGCCCGGAGGAAGCCTTGAAGCTTATAAGATTATGGAAAAGATACTAAGAGATATATCGGCTAAGGTGGGAAGTGATGCTTGTTCTACTTATATAGGCAAAGACGGTGCCGGTCATTTTGTAAAAATGGTTCACAATGGGATTGAATATGCTGATATGCAACTGATTTGTGAAGCATATTCCATCTTAAAGAATACATTAAATCTTACGGCCCCAGAATTTCATAAAATATTTACAGAATGGAATAAGGGTGAGTTAAACAGTTATTTGATTGATATATCTGCTGATATATTTAAAGAAAAGGATCCTGAGACCGGTAATTATTTGGTAGATATGATTTTGGATGTGGCAGGTCATAAGGGTACAGGAAAATGGACCGGACAGATTTCCCTGGAGCTTGGGGTACCGACTCCTACTATTACCACAGCTGTATATGAAAGATATATATCTTCAATGAAAGAAGAAAGAGTAATTGCCCATAAGGTATTAAAAGGACCGGAAAGTAATAAGCCATTTCCTAAAGAGCAGGCTGAAGAATTTATTGAAGCAGTTCGCAGAGCCTTATATGCCAGTAAGATAATTGCATATGCCCAAGGATTTAGCTTAATGCGAGCAGCTTCCATGCAGTATGACTGGGACTTAAATCTTGGTGATATAGCAAAAATATTCCGGGGAGGCTGTATTATAAGAGCCCAATTCTTAAATCGAATTATGGAAGCATATGATAAGAAAAAAGATATAGTTAACCTTTTACTTGATGATTATTTTAATGAAATCCTAAGTAGCTACCAAGAAGATTGGAGAAAAGTAATTAACACAGCCATATCCTACGGTATATCAACACCGGCCTTTAGTAGCTCTTTGGCATATTACGACAGCTACCGCAGTGCTCAACTTCCTATGAACTTGCTACAAGCACAAAGGGATTATTTTGGGGCACATACTTATATGCGTATAGATAAAGAAGGTGTTTTCCACACCCAGTGGTAG
- the nifJ gene encoding pyruvate:ferredoxin (flavodoxin) oxidoreductase: MAKIQMTVDGNTAAAYAAYAFTEVAAIYPITPSSGMAEITDEWAANGRKNIFGQKVNVVEMQSEAGASGTFHGSLQAGALTTTFTASQGLLLMIPNLYKTAGELLPGVIHVSARAIATHALSIFGDHQDVMAVRQTGCALLAAGSVQEVADLAPIAHLAAIKGRLPFIHFFDGFRTSHEVQKVELLEYRDYGELLDMEAVRDFKDRALSPNNPFFRGTAQNSDIYFQGREAANPFYYDIVPIVEEYMNNMAKRTGRQYHLFDYYGAEDAEYIIVAMGSVTQAIQQTIDYFNSKGEKYGLVMVRLYRPFSVQHFLEVIPKTVKAIAVLDRTKEPGSVGEPLYVDVCSAYKDISNPPIIVGGRYGLASKDTTPSHIAAVYENLKENQPKNSFTIGIIDDVSKTSLNIKEEINGEQEDMNACQIWGLGSDGTVGANKQAIKIVGDNSDLNVQAYFDYDSKKSGGLTVSHLRFSKEPIRSTYLVNHADYIACHNPSYVYKYDMLESLKDGGTFVLNTQWDEEEVEKNLPANMKRQLAKKKAKFYIINAIKIASDIGLGNRINMVMQGAFFKLTKLLPEDVYVKELKDVIHKMYGKKGENIVKMNHEAVDQGIMAVKEVKIPENWIEAEDEKEEKVKEPEFIEKIMRPMSNLKGGELPVSAFSGIEDGTFPSGTTAYEKRGIAVNVPEWIMERCIQCNQCAYVCPHAVIRPFLLDEEELQKAPETFVTKKATGKAYEGLHYKIQISPLDCTGCGNCADVCPAKGKALIMQPFETQVEKEVVNWRFAMEGISFKENLSYGQSFKDSQFKPPLIEFSGACAGCGETPYIKLVTQLFGERMMIANATGCSSIWASSAPSMAYTINRKGKGPSWANSLFEDNAEFGFGMYLAVKHIRDKLEDTMRKLNTMNIEEKVKEAFHDWIHYKDDSDASEEASKKVLDVLENFTSTDIEIMNMVNDIKENKDYLVKRSIWIVGGDGWAYDIGYGGLDHVMASGEDVNVLIFDTEVYSNTGGQASKSTPTAAIAKFAASGKKQGKKDLGRMMMTYGNVYVAQVGINADNTQLIKALREAESYKGPSLIICYSPCINHGIKEGMGRSMANIKKAVQSGYWHLYRYNPMLKKEGKNPFILDSKEPTESFRDFLMGQVRYSSLMKAFPDMAEELFEQAEKQAKEKYAIYKQMAEQEPIQV; the protein is encoded by the coding sequence ATGGCAAAAATTCAGATGACAGTGGATGGTAATACAGCAGCCGCATATGCAGCATATGCTTTTACGGAAGTGGCAGCCATATATCCCATAACTCCCTCTTCCGGCATGGCTGAAATAACTGATGAATGGGCTGCCAACGGAAGAAAAAATATTTTCGGTCAAAAGGTTAATGTGGTGGAAATGCAATCTGAAGCAGGTGCCAGCGGCACATTTCATGGTTCATTACAGGCCGGGGCTCTTACTACCACATTTACAGCTTCCCAAGGCTTGCTTTTAATGATTCCCAACCTATACAAAACAGCAGGTGAATTACTGCCGGGGGTAATTCATGTAAGTGCAAGAGCTATTGCAACCCACGCCCTAAGTATATTCGGTGATCATCAAGATGTGATGGCAGTAAGACAGACAGGTTGTGCCTTGCTTGCAGCCGGCTCCGTTCAAGAAGTGGCTGATTTGGCTCCCATAGCTCATCTGGCAGCTATAAAGGGACGCTTACCCTTTATCCATTTCTTCGACGGATTTAGAACTTCCCATGAGGTTCAAAAGGTAGAATTATTGGAGTATAGAGATTATGGTGAGCTTCTTGATATGGAGGCGGTAAGGGACTTTAAAGACCGGGCACTTTCTCCCAATAATCCCTTTTTTAGGGGTACGGCACAAAACTCAGATATATATTTTCAAGGAAGAGAAGCTGCAAATCCATTTTACTATGATATTGTTCCTATCGTAGAAGAGTATATGAATAATATGGCAAAAAGAACCGGAAGACAGTACCATCTTTTTGATTATTATGGAGCTGAGGATGCGGAATATATAATTGTTGCCATGGGTTCCGTAACTCAGGCTATCCAGCAGACCATAGATTATTTTAACAGTAAAGGTGAAAAATATGGGCTGGTTATGGTAAGGCTTTACAGACCATTTTCTGTGCAACATTTCTTAGAGGTTATACCTAAGACAGTAAAAGCAATTGCAGTCTTAGACCGGACTAAAGAACCGGGATCTGTAGGAGAACCTCTTTACGTAGATGTATGTTCAGCATATAAAGATATAAGTAATCCTCCTATAATTGTAGGTGGCCGTTATGGACTGGCTTCAAAGGATACAACTCCTAGCCATATTGCTGCCGTTTATGAAAACTTAAAAGAAAATCAACCTAAAAACTCCTTTACCATAGGAATTATAGATGATGTATCAAAGACTTCCTTAAATATAAAAGAAGAAATAAACGGGGAACAGGAAGATATGAATGCCTGTCAGATATGGGGACTTGGATCCGACGGTACCGTAGGTGCCAACAAACAAGCAATTAAAATAGTCGGTGATAATTCTGATTTAAATGTCCAAGCATACTTTGACTATGATTCTAAAAAATCAGGAGGACTTACGGTATCCCATCTACGTTTTTCAAAAGAACCCATACGATCCACATATCTGGTCAACCATGCAGACTATATTGCCTGCCACAATCCATCCTATGTATATAAATATGATATGCTAGAAAGCTTAAAAGACGGGGGCACATTTGTACTAAATACTCAATGGGATGAGGAAGAAGTGGAAAAAAATCTGCCTGCTAATATGAAGAGGCAGCTGGCAAAGAAGAAGGCCAAGTTCTATATAATTAACGCCATAAAAATTGCCTCTGATATCGGACTTGGCAACAGAATTAACATGGTTATGCAAGGAGCCTTCTTTAAACTGACTAAACTGCTTCCTGAAGATGTCTATGTGAAGGAGCTAAAAGATGTAATTCATAAAATGTACGGTAAAAAAGGTGAAAATATAGTTAAGATGAACCATGAGGCTGTTGATCAGGGTATTATGGCAGTCAAAGAGGTTAAAATACCGGAAAACTGGATAGAGGCTGAGGATGAGAAAGAAGAAAAGGTTAAAGAACCTGAATTTATTGAAAAGATTATGAGACCTATGTCTAATTTAAAAGGAGGGGAGCTGCCTGTCAGTGCTTTTTCCGGCATAGAAGACGGTACATTTCCTTCCGGAACTACGGCCTATGAAAAACGAGGCATAGCGGTTAATGTTCCTGAATGGATTATGGAGCGTTGTATCCAGTGTAATCAATGTGCCTATGTATGTCCCCATGCTGTTATTAGGCCCTTTTTGTTGGATGAAGAAGAGTTACAAAAGGCCCCTGAGACCTTTGTTACAAAAAAAGCCACAGGAAAGGCTTATGAGGGCTTACATTATAAAATACAAATCAGTCCCCTAGATTGTACCGGTTGCGGTAATTGTGCAGACGTATGTCCCGCCAAAGGAAAAGCCCTTATTATGCAGCCTTTTGAAACTCAAGTGGAGAAAGAAGTGGTAAATTGGAGATTTGCCATGGAGGGTATCAGTTTTAAAGAAAACCTTTCATATGGTCAATCATTTAAAGACAGTCAGTTTAAGCCTCCATTAATTGAGTTTTCAGGTGCTTGTGCCGGTTGCGGTGAAACTCCTTATATTAAACTGGTTACCCAATTATTCGGTGAAAGAATGATGATTGCCAATGCCACAGGATGTTCCTCCATCTGGGCCTCATCTGCACCAAGTATGGCCTATACAATTAATAGAAAAGGCAAAGGACCTTCTTGGGCCAACTCTCTTTTTGAAGATAATGCCGAATTTGGCTTCGGTATGTATTTGGCTGTAAAGCATATACGAGATAAATTGGAAGATACTATGAGAAAGCTAAATACAATGAATATTGAAGAAAAGGTTAAAGAAGCTTTCCATGATTGGATTCATTATAAGGATGATAGTGATGCTTCAGAAGAAGCCAGCAAAAAGGTACTGGACGTATTGGAGAACTTTACTTCAACAGATATAGAAATTATGAACATGGTTAATGATATAAAGGAAAATAAGGATTATTTAGTTAAAAGATCTATCTGGATTGTGGGCGGTGACGGTTGGGCATATGATATAGGTTACGGAGGACTTGATCATGTAATGGCTTCGGGAGAAGATGTAAATGTATTAATATTTGATACTGAGGTTTATTCCAATACCGGTGGTCAGGCCTCAAAGTCTACTCCTACTGCAGCCATAGCAAAATTTGCTGCTTCCGGTAAAAAACAAGGTAAAAAAGATCTGGGCAGAATGATGATGACATACGGCAATGTCTATGTTGCTCAGGTTGGTATTAATGCAGATAATACCCAGCTGATTAAGGCTTTACGGGAAGCAGAAAGCTATAAAGGCCCATCACTGATTATATGTTATTCTCCTTGTATTAACCATGGTATAAAAGAAGGCATGGGCCGCAGTATGGCCAATATTAAGAAGGCGGTTCAATCAGGATATTGGCATCTGTATAGATATAATCCCATGCTTAAGAAGGAAGGAAAAAATCCTTTTATTCTAGATTCTAAGGAACCTACAGAAAGCTTCCGGGACTTTTTAATGGGGCAGGTCCGTTACAGTTCCCTGATGAAGGCATTTCCCGATATGGCTGAGGAACTATTTGAACAGGCAGAAAAACAAGCAAAGGAAAAGTATGCTATTTACAAACAGATGGCTGAACAGGAACCTATCCAGGTATAG
- a CDS encoding spore germination protein has protein sequence MDGRINSEVFKKLFSKSGDVLIRPIKINQNNIIVHLFCVDGLINQELFDTAVFKSLKFDPYLSQCKTERQMMDYLLEGGAYHVFTKEETDYNLLLKYVLSGMVALIFDKEEKAIVYDIRKFEKRSVSEPTEENVMKGSKDSFIEVMRMNTALIRRRIRSEKLVVETLSVGKLSKTDMALIYISDIADSSTVNKIRQIINSIDIDNISTPAFIEEFLVENKHSIFPQIMYTQRPDRVSANLSDGRVVLVVDGIPFAYILPCQLPMLMQSPDDYANHFLIGSSLRIIRYLSMIITLFLPAFYIAATTYQSQMLPVQLALSTQAAKQNVPFSSASEVLGLLISFEILIEAGLRLPKAVGTAMSILGGIVVGQSAVAANLVSPAVVVIVSLAGISGFIMPNQDLSSGIRLTRFILAILAAVGGFFGLVVGLIVLITHLCSLDNYGTAYIWPFVDVEERNIRDTLFRFPIKYFKKGPLKQNDGKAEIE, from the coding sequence ATGGATGGGAGAATAAATTCAGAAGTTTTTAAGAAATTGTTTTCAAAAAGCGGCGATGTGCTTATAAGGCCGATTAAAATAAATCAAAATAATATAATTGTACATTTATTTTGCGTAGACGGCTTAATAAATCAAGAACTGTTTGATACTGCCGTCTTTAAATCCTTAAAATTTGACCCATATTTATCACAGTGCAAAACCGAGCGGCAAATGATGGACTACCTTTTAGAAGGCGGAGCCTACCATGTATTTACCAAAGAAGAGACTGATTATAATCTCTTACTAAAGTATGTACTTAGTGGTATGGTGGCCTTGATCTTTGATAAAGAAGAAAAGGCAATTGTTTATGATATACGAAAATTTGAAAAACGTTCAGTTTCAGAGCCAACTGAAGAAAATGTTATGAAGGGATCTAAGGATTCCTTTATAGAAGTAATGAGAATGAATACGGCCTTGATTCGAAGACGGATAAGGTCTGAGAAGCTGGTAGTAGAAACCCTAAGTGTCGGTAAATTGTCAAAAACCGATATGGCCTTAATCTATATAAGTGATATAGCAGATTCTTCAACTGTAAATAAAATACGTCAAATCATAAACAGTATTGATATAGACAATATTTCGACTCCGGCCTTTATTGAGGAGTTTTTAGTGGAAAATAAACATAGTATTTTTCCACAGATAATGTATACCCAGAGACCGGATAGGGTATCTGCCAATTTATCAGACGGAAGAGTGGTGTTAGTGGTTGACGGAATTCCCTTTGCATATATTCTTCCTTGCCAACTTCCAATGCTTATGCAGTCCCCTGATGATTATGCCAATCATTTTTTAATAGGCTCCTCCCTGCGGATAATTAGGTACTTATCAATGATAATTACTTTATTTTTACCGGCATTTTATATTGCCGCCACCACCTATCAAAGTCAGATGCTACCGGTACAATTAGCCCTATCAACTCAAGCAGCAAAGCAAAATGTACCATTTTCCTCCGCTTCAGAGGTTTTGGGACTTTTAATTTCCTTTGAAATTTTAATAGAAGCCGGACTTAGGTTGCCAAAAGCGGTAGGAACCGCCATGTCAATTCTTGGGGGTATTGTAGTAGGCCAATCAGCCGTTGCTGCCAATTTGGTGTCTCCTGCAGTAGTAGTTATTGTATCTTTGGCAGGAATATCAGGATTTATTATGCCAAACCAAGATTTAAGCAGTGGAATTAGACTTACTAGATTTATACTGGCAATTTTAGCAGCCGTAGGAGGCTTTTTTGGACTGGTTGTGGGATTAATAGTATTAATAACTCATTTGTGTAGTTTGGATAACTACGGAACAGCTTATATATGGCCTTTTGTGGACGTAGAGGAAAGGAATATAAGGGATACTCTATTTCGGTTTCCTATAAAATATTTTAAGAAAGGTCCTTTAAAACAAAATGATGGGAAGGCTGAGATTGAATGA
- a CDS encoding CDIF630_02480 family spore surface protein, giving the protein MKSKDHFNFQGDNNERLGKIHPTNKEGTAAWQNFEGYYKVDQVGKPSEQDVIEAKEWVDNGSRL; this is encoded by the coding sequence ATGAAGAGTAAAGATCATTTTAATTTTCAGGGTGACAACAATGAAAGGTTAGGAAAAATTCATCCTACAAACAAGGAAGGGACAGCAGCCTGGCAGAATTTTGAGGGCTATTATAAGGTGGACCAGGTTGGTAAACCCTCTGAGCAAGATGTTATAGAAGCCAAGGAATGGGTAGATAATGGTAGTAGATTATAA